The Candidatus Atribacteria bacterium ADurb.Bin276 genome contains the following window.
TGTACTGCTTTACCTTAATCCTTCCCAATCTCCCTTGTATCGAAATTAAATCTCGAGTACAATGATTTTCTATGGAAAAGGTTATTTTATCAATTGATCCAGGAACCGAAAAATGCGGAATTGCGCTTTTAGATCGAAAAGGAGGGGTGATTCATCAGGCAATCCTTCCGGTTGATGAGTTAGAGCCCTCAATAAATAAAATATCCAAAGCATATTGGCCTATAAAAGTTATCATCGGGAACAGTACTGGCCGCAAGAGAGTAGTACAATTAATGAAAAAAATGAAAATAGATTATGTAATTATTGAAGAAAAACACAGTACTTTAGAAGCACGAAAACTTTATTTTAAAATGAATCCACCTCGGGGGTTAAAAAAGCTTTTGCCAAAAGGTTTTTTGGTTCCTTCAGTAGCCATTGATGATTGGTCGGCAGTTATTATCGGCCATCGCTATCTTTCTCATTTTAAATCGGACGGTGACAACCATGATGTTACCCAATGAACTTGGTTCTATTTTAACCAATTTAGCCAGAAGGGCTATTGAATATTTTTTAGTCCACCGAACGTATCTTCCGGTACCCAGGGATCTCTTCCGGGAATTATATGAACAAAAAGCAGGAGTTTTTATTTGTCTCAAAATTCATGGGCAACTTCGAGGGTGTATCGGAACCTTTCATCCCCAGCATGATCATTTAATCGCTGAAATTATTTATAATGCCGTTAGTGCGGCTGTTGAGGATCCCCGCTTTCCCCCGGTTACTCTTAAAGACCTCCCCGACATTCATATTACCGTTGATATTCTGACTCCTCCTGAATCAATCGACTCTCCGGATCAGCTTGATCCAAAGAGATATGGAGTTATCGTTCAAAGGGGCTGGCGAAGAGGTCTTTTACTCCCTGACATTGAAGGAGTCGATTCTATTCAGGAACAAATCCGTATTGCTCGCGCCAAAGCTGGGATTAAACCAAATGAGCCAGTTGAGCTTTTTCGGTTCCGAGTTGAACGATACAGTGAATTAGAAAATTATGAGGAAAATCACCGATGATTGAAGCTCAATATTGGACAGCCGAGACGGACCAGAGAGTAAGATGTTTTCTTTGTCCTCATCAATGTCGGATTAACCCAGGAAGGCGTGGACTTTGTCAAATACGAGAAAATAGAGCCGGAGTTTTGTACGCTTTAACCTATAACCGGATTTCAGTTGTCCATATGGATCCAATTGAAAAGAAACCTTTGTATCATTTTTTTCCTGGGAAGGAAATTCTTTCAGTTGGAAGTGTGGGTTGTAATTTAAAATGTCAATTTTGTCAAAATTGGGAGATCTCGCAAACTGGTTTTGTAGACAATCTCAAACAGACCGATTCCCAAAAAATAGTTTCAATCGCTCAATCTCAAGGATCGATAGGAATTGCCTATACTTACAATGAACCTTTTATCTGGTGGGAATTTGTAAGAGAAACCAGTGAAAAAGCAAAAAAGGTTCAATTGAAGAATGTCTTGGTGACCAATGGATACGTCAATTCGCAACCACTCCTGGAACTCCTTCCTTATATCGATGCGATGAACATTGATTTAAAGGCGATGGACGATGATTTTTATCGAAGTTACTGTGGAGGTTCATTAACGCCGGTTTTAGAAACAATTGAACTGAGTTATCAAAAAAAAGTACATATTGAAATCACCAATCTTTTAGTAACCGGTCTTAACCACACCCCAGAACATCTTCACCGTTTGGTTGATTTTGTTGCCTCAATCAGTCCTGATATTCCTCTTCATTTCTCTCGATATTTTCCAGCCCATCGAATGGAGACCCCGGCAACTGATCCTGAAGTACTACTTGAAGCCTATAAAATTGCTCGAGGAAAATTACACTTTGTTTATTTAGGGAATTATTACGGAACTGAAGGTCAAACCTCTTATTGTTCACAATGTGGAAAACCCTTAATCACCCGTACAGGTTACCGGACTTCTCTTGGTTATTTAGAGAATGCTCATTGTCAGGTTTGTGGAACTCCCTTTCCTTTGGTAGATGAATGAAACGTTCTCAATTATTATTGATATTCCTTTTTGGATTGGCAGGAGTTTTTATAATATGGGCAGCAATCAGGCCCAATCCATTACAACATTTTATTTATGAAGGCTTTGATACCTGGATTGAAATCGACCTTCCATCCCGACATCAGAGCTTATCACAAAATATTGCAGCTATTATCCAAGAGTTGGATGAAAAATGGGATCGATTTGATCAAAGGAGCGAAGTTTGGAAAATAAACCAAAACCAAGAGCCAATAGAGATCGGTAACTCAACCTGCGACTTGATATTACATGCTCAAGAGCTGCAAAATTTAACTGAAGGTTTTTTTAATATTTTTCTTGGATCGTTGATGGATGAGTGGAGTTTTAACAATAATCCTCGACTTCCTTCTCCCGATCGGATTCAAGTTCTAACTGAGCAAGTTGCTAGTTCTACTATTTTCATCAATAAAGAAACAAAAAGTGCTCAACGAATTGGGCAAGGAAAGATAGATTTAGGAGGGATAGCCAAGGGATACCTGGTGGATAAAATTATAATAGAATTGGAAAAAAAGCAAGTATCCCCAGCGCTGGTAAATGCGGGAGGTACAGTATTTGCTTTGGGAAAAAAATTCCGAGTAGGTATTTTACATCCTCGACAAGAGTCATTGGTTGGAGTTATCGAGGTAAAAGACCAGGCGGTATCTACATCAGGTGATTATTATCGTTTTTTTGAACAAGAGGGTATTCGTTACTATCATATCATTAATCCCTATACCGGATACTCCTCGGGTTATTTTTCCAGCGTAACAGTGGTTTATCCTAATGCTGCCGATGCTGATGCCATCTCAACCGCAGTTATGGCAGGAGGACCTAAGCTCATACCAATTGTGGAAAGACGATTTCCAGGTGTGGCCATTATTGCTATACAATCCAATGAAAAGTTAATTATGAATAATGCTGCATTAAAAATATTTCAAAAAGATTCGACGGATAAAATCCATCCATGAAAAAAAAGATATTGTTTATTCTCATCATTGCAATTGTTTCTTTTCAACTGGTGGTTTTTTCTATTCAAAAACATGAAGTATCTGGTTGGTTAGGAAACTTACGATGGGCTACCGTTCCCTTTCATCGTGGATGGCTTGTCGTACAGAATGGGTTGGACCAAGTAGTTTCCAATTTTACATCAAAAAGAATTTTACTAGAAGAAAATAAAAGTCTTCAAAAAGAAGTTGGCCGACTTCAGAACGAACTGACTATTTTAACTGAACAAATCCGTGAGTTAGAAATGAAATTTACGGCTGGAGCTATTGAAAAGCAAATACCTTTTGATGTAGTACCCTCATTAGTAATTGGTCGGGATCCTTATGATTGGTTTGGAAAACTGATCATAGATAAAGGAACCAATGACGAGATAATTCCTGATTTGACGGTGGTTACCTATCAGGGTTTGGTGGGGAGGGTGGAACAAACCTATCCCAATTATTCAATTGTTCGTCTGATTTTAAGTTCTGAAATAGCAACTGGTGCAATCCTTCAAAGGACCAGGGATTTAGGAGTAGTGGAAGGGAATGGAAGAGGGCTATGCGTTATGCGTTATGTTTATCGAGCTTCCCAGGTTCAAGTTGGAGATTTGGCAATAACATCTGGTTTAGGGACTAGTACACCCCGGGGCATAGTTATTGGCAAAGTGTTGGATATCAAAGAATCTGAAGGAAGCCTTTTTAAGGAAGTCATTGTACAACCGGAGTGTGATTTTTCTCTCTTAGATCAGGTTTTTATTATTCGTCCGCCTGGAACTGGTGATAGTGATGACGTTCAGTAAATTGGTGCTCGTCATTTTGGTTTTTTTTTCAATAATTTTTTTTAAAAATAATGTATTGACCCAATATTGGCCAATATTGGGTCAACTCTCCTTTTTACCTTTCATGATTTGGGCGGTTTGTGTTTCAGAGAAAAGATGGTATTTCGCACTAATTTCCTGCCTTTTGGTTGCATTTCTGTTGGAATTTTTTTCTTTTTCTATCTTTTGTTTTCATATTTTATTAAGCATTGGCCTTTTTTTATTGGCACAGACTTGGATTTCCTTTTTCTCGATTACCAGTGGATCGCTTTTAGGATTTTGTCTGACAGCATCTGGCGTTGAAATATTCTTCATTATAGTCTTACAATATTTTACCCGAAGCGTTCAACACTCTTGGTTGTTTTCGGTCGAGCTGTTGGCTCTTTCTTTTTTCTTAAACCTCCTTGTGCTTTCTGCCTGGTTATATTACTTCCCACCCGAGAGGTTAAATAATGTGGAATGAAAAACCAAAGATAGTTATTAACCATAGAATAGAATTGTTTACTTGGATTTTGTTTGGAATATTTGTCTTTCTTTTTTTTAATTTGTGGTATTTGAGTGTATTGCAATCCGGCCTCTATCAGGAAAAATCTGAGCGTAACCGGATTCGAATGATCCCGCTCCAAGCGCCTCGAGGAATAATAACCGATCGATATGGTCAGATCCTCGCTCAAGATGTACCGAGGTTTGCAGCTGTTTTATTACCTGGAAGCGCTGATCCAGAAAAAAGCCGTCAGATATTGGAAAAAACTATCAAAAGAAAGATTGAAGAACCGCTCCGTGACCGGTATTCGGGAGAAATCATTCTTGCTTCCCAGATGAGTATCGAGGAGGTTGCTATGGTTGAAGAAACCAGGAAAGAGCTCCCTGGTGTGATGATTGAAGCTTATCCCAAGAGAATTTATCCCCCCGGTGAAGATATCGCCCATATTGTTGGATATGTGGGGAAAATAAACAGCGAGGAACTAAAAAGATTTGGCCAGACCAATTATAATAATGAAGATGTTGTTGGAAAAAGTGGAATTGAGCTTAATTATGAAGAATTTCTCAGGGGTCAAAAGGGATATCGAAAAATTGAGGTTGACGCCTTGGGGAGAATAGTACGAATTTTAGATACCAGCTTTCCACGATTTCGGCATACCTTAACTCTTACTTTAGATTTGGAATTGCAAAGGTATTGCAATGAGCTCTTAGCTGGAAAGAGTGGTGTGATTATAGTTGGGGATCCGACTAATGGAGAATTATTAGCAATGGCAAATCAACCCTCTTTTGAACCTAACCTATTGGTTGACGGGGTAAGCCAGGATGAATGGAATGAATTAATTGAAAATCCTCAAAATCCCTTGACAACAAGATCTCTTCAAGCCCTTTATCCACCTGGTTCAATATTTAAATTAATAGTTGGTTTAGCTGCCCAGGAAGCCAATATCGTTTCA
Protein-coding sequences here:
- the pflA gene encoding Pyruvate formate-lyase 1-activating enzyme, with translation MIEAQYWTAETDQRVRCFLCPHQCRINPGRRGLCQIRENRAGVLYALTYNRISVVHMDPIEKKPLYHFFPGKEILSVGSVGCNLKCQFCQNWEISQTGFVDNLKQTDSQKIVSIAQSQGSIGIAYTYNEPFIWWEFVRETSEKAKKVQLKNVLVTNGYVNSQPLLELLPYIDAMNIDLKAMDDDFYRSYCGGSLTPVLETIELSYQKKVHIEITNLLVTGLNHTPEHLHRLVDFVASISPDIPLHFSRYFPAHRMETPATDPEVLLEAYKIARGKLHFVYLGNYYGTEGQTSYCSQCGKPLITRTGYRTSLGYLENAHCQVCGTPFPLVDE
- the mreC gene encoding Cell shape-determining protein MreC precursor, whose amino-acid sequence is MKKKILFILIIAIVSFQLVVFSIQKHEVSGWLGNLRWATVPFHRGWLVVQNGLDQVVSNFTSKRILLEENKSLQKEVGRLQNELTILTEQIRELEMKFTAGAIEKQIPFDVVPSLVIGRDPYDWFGKLIIDKGTNDEIIPDLTVVTYQGLVGRVEQTYPNYSIVRLILSSEIATGAILQRTRDLGVVEGNGRGLCVMRYVYRASQVQVGDLAITSGLGTSTPRGIVIGKVLDIKESEGSLFKEVIVQPECDFSLLDQVFIIRPPGTGDSDDVQ
- the spoVD_2 gene encoding Stage V sporulation protein D, coding for MWNEKPKIVINHRIELFTWILFGIFVFLFFNLWYLSVLQSGLYQEKSERNRIRMIPLQAPRGIITDRYGQILAQDVPRFAAVLLPGSADPEKSRQILEKTIKRKIEEPLRDRYSGEIILASQMSIEEVAMVEETRKELPGVMIEAYPKRIYPPGEDIAHIVGYVGKINSEELKRFGQTNYNNEDVVGKSGIELNYEEFLRGQKGYRKIEVDALGRIVRILDTSFPRFRHTLTLTLDLELQRYCNELLAGKSGVIIVGDPTNGELLAMANQPSFEPNLLVDGVSQDEWNELIENPQNPLTTRSLQALYPPGSIFKLIVGLAAQEANIVSRERTIFCPGYYEYNNRRYPCWRKAGHGRLNYEDALAQSCNVTFYTLGLELGQDRIIDMARRLGFEEDTGIDLPGENHGFLPTSRWKRQKIGEPWYPGDTINLSIGQGYLLVTPFEIFQSVVAISNRGVVYTPHFLKVVQNDKREVIERTLPKVKNRIELKPDIWERLIRGMTKVVVEGTGRACRDLPIPIAGKTGTAQNPHGNDHSWFAGFFPIDNPRYVFVVLVENGGDGSGEAAHRSKDLIQWIYDHRENTLNENG
- the apbE_1 gene encoding Thiamine biosynthesis lipoprotein ApbE precursor, which encodes MKRSQLLLIFLFGLAGVFIIWAAIRPNPLQHFIYEGFDTWIEIDLPSRHQSLSQNIAAIIQELDEKWDRFDQRSEVWKINQNQEPIEIGNSTCDLILHAQELQNLTEGFFNIFLGSLMDEWSFNNNPRLPSPDRIQVLTEQVASSTIFINKETKSAQRIGQGKIDLGGIAKGYLVDKIIIELEKKQVSPALVNAGGTVFALGKKFRVGILHPRQESLVGVIEVKDQAVSTSGDYYRFFEQEGIRYYHIINPYTGYSSGYFSSVTVVYPNAADADAISTAVMAGGPKLIPIVERRFPGVAIIAIQSNEKLIMNNAALKIFQKDSTDKIHP
- the yqgF gene encoding putative Holliday junction resolvase, translated to MEKVILSIDPGTEKCGIALLDRKGGVIHQAILPVDELEPSINKISKAYWPIKVIIGNSTGRKRVVQLMKKMKIDYVIIEEKHSTLEARKLYFKMNPPRGLKKLLPKGFLVPSVAIDDWSAVIIGHRYLSHFKSDGDNHDVTQ